One Candidatus Acidiferrales bacterium genomic region harbors:
- the def gene encoding peptide deformylase encodes MIYRITKYPAEILERPTKPVEKFDADLAKLTEDMFESMYAAQGVGLAAPQIGLGLRLTVIDVTVGKNPEAKLVLANPRILHSEGEQREEEGCLSIPGFRGSVLRPAYVTVRAQDVAGKEFEMKGEGMLARAFCHEIDHLDGILYLNHLSMLKRDLIKRKIRKLIKAGDW; translated from the coding sequence ACGAAGCCGGTGGAAAAATTCGATGCGGATCTGGCCAAGCTCACCGAGGACATGTTCGAATCGATGTATGCAGCGCAAGGAGTCGGCCTGGCGGCGCCGCAAATCGGCCTGGGCTTGCGCTTGACCGTAATTGATGTGACGGTTGGCAAAAATCCGGAGGCGAAACTTGTGCTCGCCAACCCGCGGATTCTCCATTCCGAGGGCGAACAGCGCGAAGAGGAGGGCTGCCTTTCGATTCCCGGGTTTCGCGGAAGCGTGCTGCGACCCGCTTACGTGACCGTGCGGGCGCAGGATGTGGCCGGAAAAGAATTTGAGATGAAAGGCGAAGGCATGCTGGCGCGCGCCTTCTGCCACGAAATTGACCACCTCGATGGCATCCTCTATTTGAATCACCTCAGCATGCTGAAGCGCGACCTCATCAAGAGAAAAATCCGCAAACTGATCAAGGCTGGGGATTGGTAG
- the fmt gene encoding methionyl-tRNA formyltransferase gives MPLRIVFCGTPAFGLPALKQLIAEKDFSIEAVITQPDRPSGRGQKPATPPIKNVAVEAGIRIYQPEKIRQDAAREFLRDIAPDAVVIIAYGQIIPSELLQIPRLGWINLHGSLLPRDRGAAPIQRAILQGETRTGLTTMQIDAGLDTGPILEQREIQIGADETTPQLMARMAEEGAPLMIETLLNLDRGAIAPRPQDNSLATFAPPLRKGEGLVGWLQPAQVIYNQIRALQPWPGTYTRFRNRMCHIWGKPAESPSVTGAAEPGTIVANRGEIFVACGSETWLNVSHVQPEGRKRMTAQEFANGARFAAKERFLS, from the coding sequence GTGCCGTTGAGAATCGTCTTCTGCGGCACTCCGGCATTTGGACTTCCTGCGCTCAAGCAATTGATCGCCGAGAAAGATTTTTCTATTGAGGCGGTGATCACGCAGCCGGACCGTCCGAGCGGGCGCGGTCAAAAGCCGGCGACTCCCCCCATCAAGAATGTGGCTGTTGAAGCCGGCATCAGAATTTATCAACCGGAGAAAATTCGGCAGGACGCGGCGCGAGAGTTTCTGAGAGACATTGCGCCGGATGCCGTGGTTATCATTGCGTATGGACAAATTATCCCGAGCGAACTTTTGCAGATTCCACGCCTGGGTTGGATCAACCTGCATGGTTCGCTTCTGCCGCGTGATCGCGGGGCTGCGCCGATACAACGCGCCATTCTGCAAGGAGAGACGCGCACGGGCCTGACGACAATGCAAATCGACGCAGGATTAGATACAGGCCCGATTCTCGAACAACGAGAGATCCAAATCGGCGCGGACGAAACGACTCCACAGTTGATGGCGCGAATGGCCGAAGAAGGTGCGCCGCTGATGATTGAGACGCTTCTCAACCTGGATCGCGGTGCCATCGCTCCAAGACCGCAAGACAATTCTCTCGCGACCTTCGCGCCGCCTTTGAGAAAAGGGGAAGGGCTGGTCGGCTGGCTGCAGCCAGCGCAGGTGATTTACAACCAGATTCGTGCGCTCCAGCCGTGGCCGGGCACATACACACGATTTCGCAATCGCATGTGCCACATCTGGGGCAAGCCAGCGGAGAGCCCTTCTGTAACTGGAGCTGCCGAACCGGGCACGATTGTCGCAAACCGCGGCGAAATTTTCGTCGCGTGCGGCAGCGAAACGTGGCTCAACGTTTCGCACGTGCAGCCAGAAGGGCGGAAGCGGATGACTGCGCAGGAATTTGCGAACGGCGCGCGATTCGCTGCAAAAGAACGGTTCCTATCCTGA
- the rsmB gene encoding 16S rRNA (cytosine(967)-C(5))-methyltransferase RsmB, with amino-acid sequence MAISPARKIAYSILLRVETQRAYASDLLHSRVDADVTARDAALTTELVLGVLRRQNLLDFFIERYTGKKFARLDAEILIALRLGIYQLRFLSRVPARAAVNESAEIVKRTSKKSAVALVNAVLRRAAEEKDRPAEELIPAGLPPVESLSILFSHPAWLVERWLRQFGETKTRALLAINNQPPKQACAITDSIEREELLHSLKETGIEFAPGKLLRDAIILNRGNLLGTRAFQEGKVAIQDEASQLIPSLLHVSPGNSVLDLCAAPGGKTIALGRAAGRTAMIVASDLHEKRLGQMAERLKKASPVNVKLVALDGTTSLPFGRKFDRILVDAPCSGTGTLARNPEIRWRLTPEGMAELRRQQVALLSSALECLSPDGELVYSTCSLEAEENDEVVREILRAHPDFTMSPIEIPDNALASGVAVDDLVGADGAFRTFPPHAHTDGFFAVRLRRR; translated from the coding sequence ATGGCGATCAGCCCTGCAAGAAAAATCGCATACAGCATCTTGCTGCGCGTCGAAACGCAGCGCGCGTACGCCTCGGATTTGCTCCACTCACGAGTAGATGCGGACGTTACTGCTCGCGACGCGGCGCTGACTACGGAGCTTGTTCTCGGCGTGCTGCGCCGGCAAAACCTGCTCGATTTTTTCATTGAACGCTACACGGGCAAGAAGTTTGCCAGGCTTGATGCTGAAATACTGATTGCGTTACGCCTGGGAATTTATCAGCTGCGGTTTCTCTCTCGCGTTCCTGCGCGGGCCGCGGTCAACGAATCCGCAGAGATAGTCAAGCGTACGAGCAAGAAATCGGCTGTGGCCCTGGTCAATGCCGTACTGCGCCGTGCAGCAGAGGAGAAAGACCGCCCCGCGGAAGAACTGATTCCCGCCGGACTACCACCGGTCGAATCGCTTTCGATTTTATTCTCGCACCCGGCGTGGCTCGTCGAGCGATGGCTGCGGCAATTCGGCGAAACAAAAACCAGAGCGTTGCTGGCAATAAATAATCAGCCGCCGAAACAGGCGTGCGCGATAACGGACTCGATCGAAAGAGAAGAATTGCTGCACTCACTCAAAGAAACGGGAATCGAATTTGCGCCCGGGAAATTGCTGCGCGATGCAATCATCCTGAATCGCGGGAATCTGCTAGGGACGCGCGCTTTTCAGGAAGGGAAAGTCGCAATTCAAGATGAAGCCTCTCAGCTAATTCCGTCACTCTTGCACGTATCGCCGGGGAATTCCGTACTGGATCTTTGCGCTGCTCCCGGAGGAAAAACAATCGCCCTAGGGCGTGCTGCGGGACGAACTGCCATGATTGTCGCTTCGGACCTGCACGAAAAGAGACTGGGCCAGATGGCTGAGCGTCTGAAGAAGGCCAGTCCGGTGAATGTGAAGCTGGTAGCGCTAGACGGTACCACTTCGCTGCCATTTGGGCGCAAATTCGATCGCATACTTGTAGACGCCCCGTGCTCAGGAACCGGAACTCTCGCGCGAAATCCAGAGATTCGCTGGCGATTGACTCCCGAGGGCATGGCCGAACTTCGCCGGCAACAGGTTGCTCTTCTCTCCTCAGCCCTCGAATGCCTTTCACCCGACGGAGAACTCGTGTACTCGACCTGTTCCCTCGAAGCCGAAGAGAATGATGAAGTCGTCCGCGAAATTTTGAGAGCGCACCCGGATTTCACGATGAGCCCGATCGAAATTCCCGACAACGCGCTGGCGTCTGGCGTTGCTGTAGACGACCTGGTTGGCGCCGACGGTGCATTTCGTACGTTCCCGCCCCATGCTCACACTGACGGTTTTTTTGCCGTGCGACTGCGCCGACGGTAA
- a CDS encoding PASTA domain-containing protein: protein MGFRERIEWAGRMALLVFVLASIAFLSAILTMRFAIQGRETITPSLTGVTLQRAQARLAAYGLHVRVEDRIYSNLPEDSIVRQSPPAGAELKEGEWVHVVLSLGPQKVAIPLLENRSLRAAQIELLSEGLQIGEISSAYLPEFPADVVLEQDPPAGAANATSPHVDMLVSLGPETVAYVMPALEGKTLAEAQQELAAAGLKVDKITQMPLTGKPAGTVTSQLPLRGARVDADTPVELEVAQ from the coding sequence ATGGGATTTCGTGAACGGATCGAATGGGCCGGACGGATGGCGTTGCTGGTTTTTGTGCTGGCGTCCATTGCGTTCTTGAGCGCCATCCTGACGATGCGCTTCGCGATTCAAGGCCGCGAGACCATCACGCCAAGCCTCACAGGCGTCACATTGCAGCGAGCGCAGGCGCGGCTCGCGGCGTATGGCCTTCATGTGAGAGTCGAAGACCGCATCTATAGCAATTTGCCGGAAGATTCGATCGTGCGGCAAAGCCCTCCCGCGGGAGCAGAGTTGAAAGAAGGCGAATGGGTGCACGTCGTTTTGAGTCTTGGACCGCAGAAAGTTGCCATCCCTTTGCTCGAAAACCGCAGTCTGCGTGCCGCGCAGATCGAACTTTTGAGTGAAGGCCTTCAAATAGGCGAGATTTCCAGCGCGTATTTGCCGGAATTCCCCGCAGACGTTGTCCTGGAGCAGGATCCTCCGGCCGGTGCGGCCAACGCCACAAGCCCGCATGTGGATATGCTTGTTTCTCTCGGCCCTGAAACAGTGGCTTACGTCATGCCGGCGCTCGAAGGAAAAACTCTCGCCGAAGCGCAGCAGGAATTGGCGGCAGCAGGCCTGAAGGTTGACAAGATTACCCAAATGCCTCTAACGGGCAAACCGGCAGGTACGGTCACGTCCCAACTGCCGTTGCGCGGCGCGCGAGTTGATGCGGACACACCGGTCGAGCTCGAAGTTGCGCAATAA
- the rpe gene encoding ribulose-phosphate 3-epimerase, giving the protein MNRRPLEIAPSILAANFAILGAEVRAVEEAGASVIHVDVMDGHFVPNISIGVPIVQSLSKATRLPLDVHLMIERPGEFVAAFAKAGAHRIIVHQEATAHLDRVIASIHEQNREAGVAINPATPVKTLSEIWDRIETVLVMTVNPGFGGQKFIPQTVEKIRELQDARSRYNCGFRIAVDGGVVLENTAELVSAGADTLVAGTSIFHTPNPGAAVREMRQAANEAISQRV; this is encoded by the coding sequence ATGAATCGTCGCCCTCTCGAAATCGCGCCCTCAATTTTGGCCGCTAACTTTGCCATCCTCGGCGCTGAGGTTCGCGCGGTCGAAGAGGCGGGCGCGTCGGTGATCCACGTTGACGTAATGGACGGCCATTTTGTGCCGAACATCTCGATTGGCGTGCCGATCGTGCAGTCGCTGAGCAAGGCAACCCGGCTGCCGCTGGATGTGCATCTGATGATTGAACGGCCGGGGGAGTTTGTGGCTGCGTTCGCGAAGGCTGGCGCGCACCGAATCATTGTTCATCAGGAAGCGACAGCTCATCTGGACCGCGTGATCGCGTCGATTCATGAGCAAAATCGCGAGGCGGGTGTGGCGATTAACCCGGCGACACCGGTAAAAACGCTAAGCGAGATATGGGATCGAATCGAGACCGTGCTGGTCATGACTGTCAATCCGGGATTCGGCGGACAGAAATTCATTCCGCAAACGGTGGAGAAGATTCGCGAGTTGCAGGATGCACGGTCGCGCTATAATTGCGGGTTTCGAATTGCCGTAGACGGGGGAGTAGTGCTGGAAAATACGGCAGAACTGGTAAGCGCAGGCGCAGATACGCTGGTGGCTGGCACCTCCATTTTTCACACGCCGAATCCGGGCGCCGCAGTCCGCGAAATGCGGCAAGCGGCCAATGAGGCGATTTCGCAAAGGGTCTGA
- the bamD gene encoding outer membrane protein assembly factor BamD, protein MRIFSKQSILWLGSTVLICFLAAGCAVRNNAAAKNQNSSAAPDKILYDRALNDYKHQRFIESRLNLETLINSYPDSEYLADAKLAVADSYYKEGGVDNLTQAVAAYKEYIVFFPFLDQAAYAQLQVGMSHYRMMEKADRDSTQAQLAEQELQTFLLKYPKSPLVPEAEQRLREVQEILGQGDYDVAHFYYFKGDYRAAVARLDEVTTRYPLFSQSDRAIWTLGDIYRHAARNSKNETERARWRNQSDIEYARLIREYPLSPLVGDAKRYLTQDGAKIPAPDPEALARAKYEEKFASQHPGIVHRAMGILHSSPDVSTAAHTGMPDLNPPGQIATPQSILQGTATTSSIVAQGANGGGSASENVNTQSTSSSSGAAVADPTMTSDPATTASPSVSEPIPTSNAAPPAMNTSTATDEAAAKIGPPTPQAKDAKTKQKKVNAPKANSKTESTSKKKKGIRKIMPW, encoded by the coding sequence ATGAGAATCTTTTCGAAACAATCCATCCTGTGGCTTGGCTCTACGGTATTGATATGCTTTCTCGCAGCGGGATGCGCTGTCCGCAACAATGCCGCGGCGAAAAACCAGAACTCCTCAGCCGCTCCGGACAAGATCCTCTATGACCGCGCGCTGAATGACTACAAGCACCAGCGCTTCATCGAGTCGCGTCTCAACCTGGAAACGTTGATCAATAGCTACCCGGACAGCGAATATCTCGCCGACGCGAAGCTCGCGGTTGCAGATTCCTATTATAAAGAGGGCGGAGTCGACAACCTGACGCAGGCAGTGGCAGCTTACAAGGAGTACATCGTCTTCTTTCCCTTCCTCGATCAGGCTGCCTATGCTCAGCTTCAGGTGGGCATGTCGCACTATCGCATGATGGAGAAAGCGGACCGCGACTCCACACAAGCGCAACTGGCCGAGCAGGAGCTCCAGACTTTTCTGCTGAAATATCCCAAGAGCCCGCTCGTTCCCGAAGCTGAGCAGCGGCTTCGAGAGGTTCAGGAAATCCTAGGTCAGGGCGATTACGATGTAGCTCATTTCTACTATTTCAAAGGGGATTACCGCGCGGCCGTAGCACGGCTTGATGAGGTGACCACGAGGTACCCACTCTTTAGCCAGAGTGATAGAGCCATTTGGACGCTCGGCGATATTTATCGCCACGCTGCTCGTAACTCGAAAAATGAAACGGAGCGGGCACGGTGGCGCAACCAATCCGATATTGAATATGCGCGCCTGATCAGGGAATATCCGCTTTCACCGCTTGTTGGGGACGCCAAGAGGTATCTCACGCAGGATGGCGCCAAAATTCCCGCGCCGGATCCAGAGGCTCTGGCCAGAGCGAAGTATGAGGAGAAATTTGCGAGCCAGCATCCGGGGATCGTCCACCGCGCGATGGGAATACTGCATAGTTCGCCAGACGTCTCGACGGCTGCCCACACTGGCATGCCGGATTTGAACCCGCCGGGACAAATCGCCACACCGCAAAGCATCCTACAAGGAACAGCCACGACATCGAGCATTGTGGCGCAAGGCGCAAATGGCGGCGGATCGGCCAGCGAAAACGTCAATACGCAGTCCACTTCTTCGTCATCGGGAGCGGCCGTCGCCGACCCCACCATGACCTCGGACCCGGCAACGACAGCCAGTCCGTCTGTTTCCGAACCTATCCCAACAAGCAATGCCGCGCCACCGGCGATGAATACGAGCACTGCTACGGACGAGGCAGCAGCCAAAATCGGCCCTCCAACGCCTCAAGCTAAGGATGCCAAAACGAAGCAAAAGAAAGTCAACGCGCCAAAAGCGAATTCCAAGACCGAATCCACCAGCAAGAAGAAAAAGGGCATCCGCAAGATTATGCCCTGGTAG
- a CDS encoding response regulator: protein MATILVADDNSNIQKMVSLVFEEKGVRVVAVGNGEAACRKVPEVHPDLVLADVFMPVRNGYEVCEFVKHDPQFAGIPVVLLVGAFDPLDEKEAQRVGANGVLKKPFVPPEPLIAMVSSFLGNLEPPAVEAPPTPTRMESPVMESPEIAPAPPPVRVSRVPVEEESEPEPEEFTVAMNPRDFEEAGGAEQGFGSPVATPPAKHEDELAAEDEEPENEWQRRRAAVEYEIPEADSDDLVKRLSAEARDDDSDSADAVAAPKTHVHVPFGGAVIPEGEPEPKARPSQSSAPEWTDQTPPAAAAPVETASVPPLAKSPVIEESAAAEIVEENSPEPAAVEAEAKTATHRDTWENSVSQHEETKAQSPMDAAEEEDIQEMSPASPAEGIPFRAPSGPIQSSEFVPPDANEPVYEREISDPIVSKEAENFAESSPAEEDSAAAKQDSAPTEIHRYVGIIEESSELSAASDGTSKAPANPANIDDVVAKVLEKLEPQIHELLSKGVLRPLVEDVLNRESEKK from the coding sequence GTGGCAACAATTCTGGTCGCGGACGACAACAGTAACATCCAGAAGATGGTCTCTCTTGTCTTCGAGGAGAAGGGTGTTCGCGTCGTCGCCGTCGGCAATGGAGAGGCCGCTTGCCGCAAGGTCCCTGAAGTCCACCCCGATCTTGTGCTTGCCGACGTGTTCATGCCGGTGCGCAATGGTTATGAAGTTTGCGAATTCGTAAAACACGATCCGCAATTCGCCGGGATACCAGTGGTTCTGCTTGTGGGAGCGTTTGACCCGCTGGATGAAAAAGAAGCCCAGCGCGTTGGCGCAAATGGAGTATTGAAAAAGCCTTTTGTGCCGCCCGAACCGCTGATTGCGATGGTCAGCTCGTTCCTGGGCAATCTGGAGCCGCCCGCGGTCGAAGCGCCGCCAACGCCGACGAGAATGGAATCGCCTGTGATGGAGAGCCCCGAAATCGCTCCGGCCCCGCCGCCGGTTCGCGTCTCGCGAGTTCCCGTCGAGGAAGAGTCTGAACCCGAGCCTGAAGAGTTTACCGTGGCCATGAATCCACGGGATTTTGAGGAAGCCGGAGGAGCTGAGCAAGGCTTTGGCTCACCTGTGGCTACTCCGCCTGCAAAACACGAAGATGAGCTCGCGGCAGAGGACGAAGAGCCGGAAAACGAATGGCAGCGCCGTCGCGCTGCCGTGGAATACGAAATTCCCGAAGCCGATTCGGATGACTTGGTGAAGCGCCTTTCTGCCGAAGCTCGTGACGACGATTCGGATTCGGCTGACGCCGTCGCGGCACCGAAGACGCATGTACATGTGCCATTCGGTGGCGCGGTTATTCCCGAGGGCGAACCCGAACCGAAGGCCAGACCTAGCCAATCCTCAGCACCCGAGTGGACGGATCAGACGCCGCCCGCGGCAGCCGCGCCTGTTGAAACGGCCAGCGTGCCGCCGCTCGCCAAATCGCCAGTCATAGAAGAAAGCGCTGCAGCAGAGATTGTCGAAGAAAATTCCCCGGAGCCTGCGGCAGTCGAGGCCGAGGCGAAGACAGCTACTCATCGGGACACGTGGGAAAACTCCGTGTCGCAACACGAAGAAACAAAGGCGCAATCTCCGATGGACGCGGCGGAAGAAGAGGACATACAGGAAATGTCACCAGCTTCTCCTGCCGAGGGGATACCCTTCCGAGCGCCTTCGGGGCCTATACAGTCCTCCGAGTTTGTGCCGCCGGACGCGAATGAACCAGTCTACGAGCGGGAAATTTCTGATCCTATCGTGAGCAAGGAAGCGGAGAATTTTGCAGAGTCTTCTCCAGCGGAAGAAGATTCAGCCGCTGCAAAACAAGATAGTGCTCCAACTGAAATCCACAGATATGTTGGAATTATTGAAGAAAGCAGCGAGCTAAGCGCTGCATCGGACGGCACATCGAAAGCCCCGGCGAATCCCGCGAACATTGACGACGTAGTTGCGAAAGTCCTCGAAAAACTCGAGCCGCAAATTCATGAGCTCCTGTCCAAAGGCGTGCTTCGGCCTCTGGTCGAAGACGTGCTGAACCGCGAATCCGAAAAGAAATAG
- a CDS encoding valine--tRNA ligase yields the protein MPSDIPKAYEPQEIERRWAQAWFDEKLYRAEAQTPGTVFSIVLPPPNVTGSIHIGHMLEHTQIDILVRWRRMRGFKTLWLPGIDHAGIATQVVVERQLAKEGLKREQMGRDEFERRVWQWKAESGGNIKKQMIRLGVSCDWTRERFTLDPPLYRAVMEAFLRLYHEGLIYRGRYMVNWCPRCQTALSDLETVHETREGKLWYIRYAVAGSDESITVATTRPETMLGDTAVAVHPEDERYKRLIGKKVILPLMNREIPVIADEFVDREFGTGAVKVTPAHDPNDFALGQRHKLAEIDVMTPDGHMSAAAGPYAGMDRFAARERIVEDLRAKGLLERVTNHQLSVGICDRCKTIIEPRLSMQWFCKMKPLAEPAVQSVQQGVLSIVPDNQKKIFLDWLTNIRDWCISRQLWWGHRIPIWHCGNCGAMTPAPDSRVEVVDGHAQIASVPQKCSKCGSAKLTQDPDVLDTWFSSGLWPMSTLGWPDDTEDLRTFYPTSLLISGYDILFFWDARMVMLGLHLMPRPKIEERIPFSTLHVHGLVRDPHGMKMSKTRGNVVDPLEIIEKHGTDALRFALAVMAAPGTDIALSEERILGYRAFANKLWNAARFLFFNLEKIEAMGVRLEELAAPEIRAKAPYPTHNALAHQWIFSRLAATTAQVNDALENFRFHEAAHVIYHFFWGDFCDWYIEWLKPQLAAEDREEAIATWRNLFATFEYALRLLHPFMPFITEELWHRLPQAAQARSISLETFPEASVAWPNATAEEQMAELQEIIVAARNIRAEMKVEPRQKVPAEYGAENPLRRQLLEASLEPITRLAGLSALHISKSRLTGGGTAMRSGAEWDLRLAANASVDQQREIERLRKEIDVLAKAIQSNDDLLKNEGFLSRAPQHVLENTRAKMAERQLEHQKLVNRLAELEKSDRAAS from the coding sequence ATGCCGAGCGATATCCCGAAAGCATACGAACCGCAGGAAATCGAGCGGCGCTGGGCGCAGGCCTGGTTTGACGAGAAGCTTTACCGCGCTGAAGCGCAGACGCCGGGTACAGTTTTTTCCATCGTGCTCCCTCCCCCCAACGTGACCGGGTCAATTCACATCGGCCACATGCTCGAACACACACAGATTGATATTCTCGTCCGCTGGCGCCGCATGCGCGGATTCAAGACTCTTTGGCTGCCTGGAATTGACCATGCGGGCATAGCCACGCAAGTCGTCGTGGAGCGACAGCTCGCAAAAGAAGGGCTGAAACGCGAGCAGATGGGCCGCGACGAATTCGAGCGGCGTGTGTGGCAATGGAAAGCCGAAAGCGGCGGCAACATTAAGAAACAAATGATCCGCCTCGGCGTTTCGTGCGATTGGACGCGCGAACGCTTCACGCTCGATCCTCCGCTTTATCGCGCCGTGATGGAAGCGTTCCTCCGGCTGTATCACGAGGGCCTCATTTACCGCGGACGATACATGGTGAACTGGTGCCCGCGCTGCCAAACGGCGTTGAGCGACCTGGAAACTGTCCACGAAACGCGCGAAGGCAAGCTCTGGTATATCCGTTACGCCGTTGCGGGATCGGATGAGTCCATTACAGTTGCAACGACGCGTCCGGAAACCATGCTCGGCGATACGGCAGTCGCTGTGCATCCCGAAGACGAGCGCTACAAGAGGCTCATCGGCAAGAAAGTCATTCTGCCGCTGATGAACCGGGAAATTCCCGTCATCGCCGATGAATTCGTCGACCGGGAATTCGGCACGGGCGCGGTAAAGGTCACTCCCGCGCACGATCCAAATGATTTTGCGCTGGGCCAGCGCCACAAGCTTGCGGAAATCGACGTCATGACGCCTGATGGACATATGAGCGCGGCTGCGGGGCCGTACGCTGGAATGGATCGTTTTGCGGCACGCGAAAGGATCGTGGAGGACCTTAGGGCAAAAGGCTTGCTCGAACGCGTGACGAATCACCAACTTTCCGTGGGCATTTGCGACCGCTGCAAGACGATCATCGAGCCGCGCCTTTCGATGCAATGGTTTTGCAAGATGAAGCCGCTCGCTGAGCCGGCGGTTCAATCCGTGCAGCAAGGCGTGCTATCCATCGTTCCGGACAATCAGAAGAAAATTTTCCTGGACTGGCTGACGAACATTCGCGATTGGTGCATTTCGCGACAGCTTTGGTGGGGCCATCGCATTCCGATCTGGCATTGCGGCAATTGCGGGGCGATGACGCCGGCCCCGGATTCCCGCGTGGAGGTTGTCGACGGACATGCGCAGATCGCCAGCGTTCCTCAAAAATGTAGCAAATGCGGCAGCGCGAAACTGACGCAAGACCCGGATGTGCTCGACACGTGGTTCAGTTCCGGCCTATGGCCAATGTCGACGCTCGGCTGGCCCGACGATACCGAAGACTTGCGCACCTTCTATCCGACGAGCCTGCTCATCAGCGGCTACGACATCTTGTTCTTCTGGGACGCGCGTATGGTCATGCTTGGCTTGCATCTGATGCCACGGCCCAAAATCGAAGAGCGAATTCCCTTCTCCACGCTTCACGTCCATGGTCTCGTACGCGATCCACACGGCATGAAAATGTCGAAGACGCGCGGTAATGTCGTCGATCCACTCGAAATCATCGAGAAACACGGCACCGACGCGCTGCGCTTTGCTCTCGCCGTGATGGCCGCTCCGGGAACGGACATCGCGCTCAGCGAAGAGCGCATCCTCGGCTACCGCGCCTTCGCAAACAAGCTTTGGAACGCCGCGCGGTTTTTGTTCTTCAACCTCGAGAAAATTGAAGCGATGGGCGTAAGGCTGGAGGAATTGGCGGCGCCAGAGATTCGTGCGAAGGCGCCCTATCCGACGCACAACGCGCTTGCTCATCAATGGATCTTCTCGCGACTGGCGGCGACGACAGCACAAGTAAACGATGCTCTTGAAAACTTTCGCTTCCATGAAGCAGCTCACGTGATTTACCACTTTTTTTGGGGCGATTTCTGCGATTGGTATATCGAATGGCTGAAGCCGCAACTTGCCGCTGAAGATCGCGAGGAAGCGATCGCTACGTGGAGGAACCTGTTTGCCACATTCGAATACGCTTTGCGCTTGCTCCACCCATTCATGCCGTTTATAACCGAAGAACTGTGGCACCGACTCCCGCAAGCAGCGCAGGCGCGGTCTATCTCCCTCGAAACCTTTCCCGAAGCTTCTGTTGCGTGGCCGAATGCCACAGCCGAGGAACAAATGGCGGAGTTGCAGGAAATCATTGTTGCTGCACGCAACATTCGCGCCGAAATGAAAGTCGAACCGCGCCAAAAGGTTCCCGCTGAATACGGCGCTGAGAATCCTTTGCGGCGGCAATTGCTGGAAGCAAGCCTTGAACCGATTACACGCCTGGCAGGTCTTTCCGCATTGCACATTTCAAAGAGCCGTTTGACCGGCGGGGGAACAGCGATGCGTTCGGGTGCAGAGTGGGACCTGCGCCTGGCCGCGAATGCGTCTGTCGATCAACAGCGCGAAATCGAAAGGCTGCGCAAAGAAATCGACGTGCTCGCGAAAGCGATTCAATCCAACGATGATCTGCTCAAGAACGAAGGTTTCTTGAGCCGCGCGCCGCAGCATGTGTTGGAAAACACGCGGGCAAAGATGGCTGAACGCCAACTGGAGCATCAAAAGCTCGTGAACCGCCTTGCCGAACTCGAAAAATCGGACAGGGCGGCCAGTTGA